A single genomic interval of Cellvibrio sp. PSBB023 harbors:
- a CDS encoding sigma-54-dependent Fis family transcriptional regulator: MSEEIKQPVILSLEGGNAQPLSVRAKALVFSDPVSAELLDYIERIAPSEAPVLIGGETGTGKELVARHIHHLSGRKGPFLAVNCGAISDQLAESELFGHEAGSFTGAIGKREGWFEAANGGTLFLDEIGDLPLPLQVKLLRVLQEREVVRIGSRKSIPVDVRLVAATNVDLDYAVNAGHFRSDLLYRINIAHVRLPPLRERPGDIMPLADYFLRTYSQRMGYKQPTFSEQSIELMLKYAWPGNIRELENVIHFALLVSGEDTIKAEHLKVTGGWENLLTNRQPNWSDNAARANNTSAISLNESPLDVFAAQLRRLFKQGGDDAYFDSLESLIVHEAFDFSNHNQVHTAALLGISRNVMRTLLKRHGLLRDSSYEDTTHDSEELATEQRVG; the protein is encoded by the coding sequence GTGAGCGAAGAAATAAAACAACCTGTAATTCTGTCATTGGAAGGTGGTAACGCCCAGCCTTTGTCTGTCAGAGCCAAAGCTTTGGTTTTTTCCGATCCAGTTTCAGCGGAACTACTGGACTATATCGAGCGAATAGCACCTAGTGAGGCACCTGTGCTCATTGGTGGTGAAACGGGGACCGGTAAGGAATTGGTCGCTCGCCATATCCATCACCTGAGCGGGCGCAAGGGGCCTTTCCTTGCGGTGAACTGTGGTGCAATTAGTGATCAGTTAGCTGAGAGTGAGTTGTTTGGCCATGAGGCGGGTTCTTTTACCGGCGCCATTGGCAAGCGTGAAGGTTGGTTTGAAGCGGCAAATGGCGGCACCTTGTTTTTGGATGAGATTGGCGATTTGCCTTTGCCCCTACAGGTTAAGTTGTTGCGTGTGTTACAGGAGCGCGAAGTCGTACGCATTGGTTCGCGTAAAAGTATTCCAGTGGATGTGCGCCTTGTGGCAGCAACCAACGTGGATTTGGATTACGCGGTTAATGCAGGGCACTTCCGCAGTGACTTGCTGTACCGCATTAATATCGCGCATGTACGCCTTCCCCCGTTGCGCGAGCGTCCTGGTGATATTATGCCCTTGGCCGATTATTTTTTGCGCACTTACAGTCAGAGAATGGGCTACAAACAGCCTACATTTTCCGAACAGTCCATTGAGTTAATGCTCAAATATGCCTGGCCGGGAAACATTCGTGAATTGGAAAATGTAATTCATTTTGCGCTGTTGGTTTCTGGCGAGGACACAATTAAAGCCGAGCATTTGAAAGTGACGGGTGGTTGGGAAAACTTGCTCACTAATCGCCAACCCAATTGGAGTGATAATGCTGCCAGGGCAAATAACACCAGTGCGATTAGCTTGAATGAAAGCCCGCTGGATGTCTTTGCTGCACAGTTGCGTCGGTTGTTCAAGCAAGGTGGGGACGATGCCTATTTTGATAGCCTTGAAAGTCTGATTGTGCATGAGGCATTTGATTTCAGTAATCATAACCAGGTACACACTGCTGCGTTACTGGGAATTTCGCGCAATGTAATGCGTACCTTGTTAAAGCGTCACGGGTTATTACGCGATTCCTCATACGAGGATACCACTCACGACTCGGAAGAGTTGGCGACAGAGCAGCGCGTAGGATGA
- a CDS encoding ABC transporter substrate-binding protein: MTNRFGRLNQLLYARCPVPSPLALAMQLGWIEEAMYQLANIEVRSLFESTNPTDIPRHFDINQLNAFRQGGSAPVIWAKSKQQDTRVIGLTWTDEYQSLIALPQSGIQQVKDLRGRRIGLPKHNVPLDHSRVAALRGFSVMLETEGLSLKDVEIIDLPDHEIPTQVRDGQIVSTGTGRRGRYSYSSEIHAISHELVDAVYVKDVRGAQATHLLGAQVIANINQYPDPYVRLNNCTPRPLTINSWLLEHYPHLVDCLLLQTHMAGAWAQDHPLETLALLSREVGWSENWIQYAYGNEVHQSLQLDLTAENIKRLSLYKDFLLQHQFITQDFSIAHWIDHEPMERLLRKHKPFNRRKPLVLGSKTAGAKSKGLIH, from the coding sequence ATGACAAACAGATTCGGACGTTTAAACCAACTACTTTATGCCCGCTGTCCTGTTCCGTCACCACTGGCATTGGCTATGCAATTGGGGTGGATAGAGGAGGCAATGTATCAACTCGCCAACATCGAGGTGCGCTCGCTCTTTGAAAGCACCAATCCAACCGATATACCGCGGCATTTTGATATCAACCAACTCAACGCCTTCCGTCAGGGAGGCAGTGCACCGGTTATTTGGGCCAAGTCAAAACAGCAGGATACGCGGGTCATTGGATTGACCTGGACCGATGAATATCAATCGCTGATTGCCCTGCCCCAATCTGGCATACAGCAGGTAAAAGATTTACGCGGGCGTCGCATTGGTTTACCCAAGCATAATGTACCGCTGGATCATTCACGGGTAGCAGCGTTACGTGGCTTCAGTGTGATGCTGGAAACCGAAGGTTTGTCACTCAAGGATGTAGAGATTATTGACTTGCCCGACCATGAAATTCCCACACAAGTTCGCGATGGGCAAATAGTCTCCACTGGAACAGGACGACGCGGTCGCTACAGCTACAGTAGTGAGATCCATGCCATTAGCCATGAACTGGTAGATGCTGTCTATGTAAAAGATGTGCGCGGTGCGCAGGCAACCCACCTGCTCGGCGCACAGGTTATTGCCAATATTAACCAATACCCGGATCCCTACGTACGCCTGAATAATTGCACGCCCAGACCACTCACTATCAACAGTTGGTTGTTGGAGCACTATCCACACCTGGTGGATTGTTTGTTACTGCAAACCCATATGGCGGGCGCTTGGGCACAAGATCACCCACTGGAAACCCTGGCACTGCTAAGCCGTGAAGTAGGATGGTCGGAAAACTGGATCCAATATGCTTATGGCAATGAAGTGCATCAAAGTTTGCAATTGGATTTAACTGCAGAAAATATAAAACGCTTGAGTTTGTATAAGGACTTTTTATTACAACATCAGTTTATTACCCAGGATTTTTCTATCGCACACTGGATTGATCATGAGCCCATGGAGCGCTTGTTGCGCAAACATAAACCGTTCAACCGACGCAAACCATTAGTATTGGGGAGCAAAACTGCAGGTGCCAAATCGAAGGGGCTTATTCATTAG
- a CDS encoding LLM class flavin-dependent oxidoreductase, whose protein sequence is MSLDFFWRIPTHGEPSSHRSRLPYRGDWYQGQDHIRHPGLAGGGRDGFSYIDYIAEVAHAAEISGFQGGLLPSFPMTDEPWAISSFLARETSRFRFMIAFQPGFLNPVTAARMTASLQRATGGRALFNIITGGGGPSQLWWGDSFAHDDRYTRTTEFLDILRGVWQGTPFDYQGRFYQVENAQLPFPLNHEPFPEIYFSGSSDAALVSASKHADYYLSWLEPLAQLREKFDRVKAKTDQLGRKIKCAVRVDIVARATEEEAWREVRRGFENLDAVQLERFKQQWARQGDSVGASRQSGFRPSQVNSYKDLIVEPNIWSGFNLLRGGQGQGIVGSYEQVAQRLDDLVALGADAFILASTSHLEEAYRVGEEVLPLVRGRSQGIAETPSLSLSA, encoded by the coding sequence ATGAGTCTTGATTTTTTTTGGCGTATTCCAACTCACGGCGAACCCAGTTCACATCGTTCACGTCTGCCGTATCGCGGCGATTGGTATCAAGGGCAAGATCATATACGTCATCCCGGTTTGGCCGGTGGGGGGCGCGATGGTTTCAGTTATATCGATTATATTGCCGAGGTAGCGCACGCCGCTGAAATCTCCGGTTTTCAGGGCGGCTTATTACCTTCTTTTCCGATGACCGACGAGCCATGGGCTATATCGTCATTTCTTGCGCGAGAGACAAGTCGCTTTCGTTTCATGATTGCTTTTCAGCCAGGCTTTTTAAATCCGGTTACGGCGGCGCGAATGACTGCCAGCCTGCAGCGTGCGACCGGTGGCAGGGCGTTGTTTAATATTATTACCGGCGGTGGTGGACCATCCCAATTGTGGTGGGGCGATTCTTTTGCTCACGATGATCGCTACACGCGTACCACAGAGTTCCTAGATATTTTACGCGGTGTTTGGCAAGGCACGCCATTTGATTATCAGGGGCGTTTTTATCAAGTAGAAAATGCGCAGCTTCCATTTCCATTAAATCACGAGCCATTTCCGGAAATATATTTTTCAGGTTCATCGGATGCAGCCTTGGTGTCTGCATCAAAGCATGCGGATTATTATTTGTCTTGGTTAGAGCCGTTGGCGCAATTGCGTGAAAAGTTTGATCGTGTAAAAGCCAAGACTGATCAATTGGGGCGAAAAATAAAATGTGCGGTGCGGGTGGATATTGTGGCGCGTGCTACCGAGGAAGAAGCGTGGCGCGAAGTGCGGCGCGGGTTTGAAAATCTGGATGCAGTGCAGTTGGAGCGTTTCAAACAGCAGTGGGCGCGTCAGGGTGATTCTGTTGGTGCCAGTCGCCAAAGCGGGTTTCGTCCCAGTCAGGTTAACAGCTATAAGGATTTAATTGTCGAGCCGAATATCTGGTCCGGGTTTAATTTACTACGCGGTGGGCAAGGGCAGGGCATTGTTGGCAGTTATGAACAGGTCGCACAGCGGCTTGACGATTTGGTTGCGCTTGGCGCTGACGCGTTTATTCTGGCCAGCACCTCGCATTTGGAGGAGGCTTATCGTGTGGGAGAAGAGGTGTTGCCGTTGGTGAGAGGGCGCTCACAAGGTATTGCTGAAACACCCTCTTTATCGCTATCGGCTTGA
- a CDS encoding LLM class flavin-dependent oxidoreductase, with translation MSVEFIWQLPGARDSRYADARRYKRAERLPGDAYPYGPQITDPRGDSFNYFDYLLQIARAADLTGFDGIQIPHDPQGDESWIVAGYLARNTRHLRLITEFEASRGSSVYAAKNAVSYQRFSNQRFAWQLTPGGTAAERRQLGDFVADEKRLPRIDEFLTVAKGVITQSPFSFKGDFFEVLEGGFQGPLGNNPVPKIYLGGNDTAAYELSARHANVHLLDAAPITELQSVIAQLHVLAQQQSRALAVGLRINVLARESEEEALADAQRFWQQAGLGDAVQLAPGLWSLPVTHTDATASLVGSYEQVLAQLVGYVHAGISSFILAGSPHLEEAYRVGEHLLPALRKAIAEANGLVVAA, from the coding sequence ATGTCTGTTGAATTTATTTGGCAATTGCCCGGTGCCCGCGATTCGCGTTATGCAGATGCGCGCCGTTATAAACGCGCCGAGCGCTTGCCCGGCGATGCCTATCCCTATGGCCCACAGATTACTGATCCTCGTGGCGATAGTTTTAATTATTTTGATTATCTCTTACAGATTGCACGCGCTGCTGATTTAACTGGTTTTGATGGTATTCAGATTCCTCATGATCCCCAGGGCGATGAGTCCTGGATTGTTGCCGGTTATTTAGCGCGTAATACCCGGCACTTGCGTTTGATCACCGAATTTGAAGCATCCCGTGGTTCGTCGGTGTATGCAGCAAAAAATGCGGTGAGCTACCAGCGGTTTAGTAACCAACGATTTGCCTGGCAGCTAACACCGGGTGGTACGGCAGCAGAGCGGCGCCAATTAGGCGACTTTGTTGCCGATGAAAAACGTTTGCCGCGTATTGATGAATTTCTCACGGTTGCCAAAGGTGTTATTACCCAGTCGCCGTTCAGTTTTAAAGGCGACTTTTTTGAAGTGCTGGAGGGTGGTTTTCAAGGGCCGCTCGGCAATAACCCCGTGCCAAAAATTTATCTCGGTGGCAATGACACGGCAGCTTATGAATTATCTGCACGTCATGCGAATGTGCATCTATTGGATGCGGCCCCCATAACAGAGTTGCAGTCAGTGATTGCGCAGTTGCATGTGTTGGCGCAGCAACAAAGTAGAGCGCTAGCGGTTGGTTTGCGTATCAATGTGCTCGCACGTGAATCGGAAGAGGAAGCGTTGGCCGATGCGCAGCGGTTTTGGCAGCAAGCCGGTCTGGGGGATGCAGTGCAATTAGCGCCGGGGCTTTGGTCTTTGCCTGTTACGCACACCGATGCCACAGCATCCTTGGTGGGGAGCTATGAGCAAGTGCTTGCGCAGTTGGTGGGTTATGTCCATGCGGGTATTAGCAGTTTTATTCTTGCTGGTAGTCCACATTTGGAAGAGGCTTATCGTGTGGGTGAGCATTTATTGCCCGCGCTGCGAAAAGCGATTGCTGAAGCCAATGGATTGGTTGTGGCGGCTTGA
- a CDS encoding ABC transporter substrate-binding protein — translation MTASLKIGQPVQAAALEQIWFTRCPVPTATGLAYKLGWLSDEFSVDGIALDTLQENRDLGRHHYDHDLPTLVREGGNILALAARAQGASTRLIGLTWIEERQAILVRPDSAIRAAKDLKGKRLALPDWNQHPIASHQRGTSIARGMSLQGYRGVLHYAGLTFDDVELVEVPSNRPHPTRGDHTAAAQQDGLSNLWRGIDYLVQGKVDAVYVKGASAVDAARAAGVVVGIDLDRIPDPTYRVNNGTPRPITVHEDFINNHFDELVRFLAQTLRTADWAASHEAEVHKILESETRGSGSAVADAYRDDFHKKLHPDLSPQRLAWFEQQKKSLWLHGFLEHDFDFSDWVDHRPLAAAHELLAQWREKGKA, via the coding sequence ATGACTGCATCATTAAAAATTGGCCAGCCTGTGCAGGCGGCCGCACTGGAACAAATTTGGTTTACCCGCTGCCCAGTGCCAACCGCAACGGGATTGGCCTATAAATTGGGTTGGTTAAGCGACGAATTTTCGGTAGACGGTATTGCGCTGGATACATTGCAGGAAAATCGCGATTTAGGCCGTCACCACTACGACCATGATTTGCCAACTCTGGTGCGCGAAGGCGGTAATATTCTGGCGCTTGCAGCACGTGCCCAAGGCGCGAGTACGCGATTAATTGGTTTGACCTGGATTGAGGAGCGGCAGGCAATCTTGGTGCGCCCGGATTCCGCGATTCGCGCAGCAAAAGATTTAAAAGGCAAGCGCCTTGCATTGCCGGATTGGAATCAGCATCCCATTGCCAGTCACCAACGCGGAACCAGTATCGCACGCGGTATGTCGCTGCAAGGCTATCGCGGTGTGTTGCATTACGCCGGTTTAACATTTGATGATGTCGAGTTGGTAGAGGTGCCGTCTAATCGTCCGCATCCAACGCGGGGTGATCATACCGCCGCTGCGCAGCAAGATGGTCTGAGTAATTTATGGCGAGGCATTGATTATCTGGTGCAGGGAAAAGTGGATGCGGTTTATGTAAAAGGCGCATCAGCAGTAGATGCCGCCCGTGCGGCGGGAGTGGTGGTAGGGATTGATCTGGATCGCATTCCTGATCCAACCTACCGCGTAAACAACGGCACTCCGCGCCCAATTACTGTCCATGAGGACTTTATCAATAACCATTTTGATGAGTTAGTGCGTTTTCTGGCGCAAACCTTACGCACGGCAGATTGGGCAGCAAGCCATGAAGCTGAAGTGCATAAGATTCTGGAATCGGAAACTCGCGGTAGCGGCAGTGCGGTAGCAGATGCCTATCGCGATGATTTCCATAAAAAACTGCACCCGGATTTATCGCCCCAGCGTTTGGCATGGTTTGAACAGCAGAAAAAATCGCTGTGGTTGCATGGTTTCCTTGAACATGATTTTGATTTTTCCGATTGGGTGGATCATCGCCCATTGGCTGCTGCCCATGAATTATTGGCGCAGTGGCGCGAAAAGGGAAAGGCGTGA
- a CDS encoding ABC transporter ATP-binding protein: protein MSKTYPLLRCLALYREMPWRFALTATLFAVGNLSMAWQQWLLGRAIHDVELGKAVVTHSDGTLDYSVALGWLAILVAIAFGRGVVQYLSGLMALIIGQDLLFILRERIFSQVQHLDLAYHREHGVGGMVTRTTRDADKLRDALVNFWRQVFETALLIIATVGMLCWYSPLLGLVPLVITLAGMAILVSQTDHLVTLDRAVGQAYDEVNQNLTEGVSGVRVIKAFSLEPSRIADFSNQVNAFAFHSRQALAYACSHIPLPQIIIALSHVWVLAYGAHLIGKGELNLGEFIASVLLANTLVLRVEGIGRVMQVFADARASAARIWELLDAKPGIISGTEKLPQGELGVHLRDVGLHPAAQDNAILQHCSLDINPGEIVALVGTTGSGKSTLLSLLPRLLDADEGTITIGSDALGWKNIKQLDTTDLRRRVHVVPQESFLFSDTLAANMRLAKPDASDAEILEALRLASAEDVLRRLEHGLDTRIGDRGITLSGGQRQRICLARALLSNASILGLDDATSALDATTERRIIDNLRELKQSQGRGVSLLIVSSKLSTVLLADKVALLAQGQIVAVGTHQQLAQHNSIYRELMGVADGH from the coding sequence ATGAGTAAGACTTACCCCTTATTGCGCTGCCTTGCGCTCTACCGCGAAATGCCCTGGCGCTTTGCATTAACGGCAACCCTGTTTGCTGTGGGCAATTTAAGTATGGCTTGGCAGCAATGGCTGCTGGGCCGTGCCATTCACGATGTGGAATTAGGCAAAGCTGTCGTAACACACAGTGATGGCACACTGGATTATTCTGTTGCCTTGGGCTGGCTCGCCATTTTGGTTGCCATTGCCTTTGGGCGCGGTGTAGTGCAATACCTGTCCGGATTAATGGCACTGATCATTGGCCAGGATTTATTATTTATTTTGCGCGAACGCATTTTTTCTCAAGTGCAACACCTGGATCTGGCTTATCACCGCGAACACGGTGTGGGCGGCATGGTGACACGCACCACGCGCGACGCCGATAAGCTGCGCGACGCACTGGTGAATTTCTGGCGGCAAGTATTTGAAACTGCGCTATTAATTATTGCCACTGTTGGCATGCTATGTTGGTACAGTCCACTACTGGGCTTGGTGCCACTGGTGATTACGCTGGCTGGCATGGCAATACTGGTATCGCAAACCGATCATTTGGTGACGCTGGATCGCGCTGTAGGCCAGGCCTATGACGAGGTCAATCAAAACCTCACCGAAGGTGTTAGTGGTGTGCGTGTTATCAAAGCCTTTAGCCTTGAGCCATCACGCATAGCAGACTTTAGCAATCAGGTTAACGCCTTCGCATTTCATTCTCGTCAAGCATTGGCCTATGCCTGCTCACATATTCCACTGCCGCAAATTATTATTGCTTTGAGCCATGTGTGGGTACTTGCCTATGGTGCTCACCTGATTGGCAAAGGCGAATTAAACCTCGGTGAATTTATTGCATCGGTACTCCTTGCCAATACGCTGGTCCTGCGCGTTGAAGGCATAGGCCGGGTAATGCAAGTATTTGCTGATGCACGGGCATCAGCGGCACGCATTTGGGAATTACTGGATGCAAAACCCGGCATTATCAGCGGCACAGAAAAATTACCCCAGGGGGAATTGGGCGTGCACTTACGGGATGTGGGCCTGCATCCTGCGGCGCAGGATAACGCCATACTCCAACACTGCTCGCTGGATATAAATCCCGGCGAAATTGTTGCCTTGGTAGGCACTACCGGCAGCGGGAAAAGCACATTACTCAGTTTGCTTCCGCGCCTGCTGGACGCCGATGAGGGCACCATTACCATTGGCAGCGATGCGCTGGGCTGGAAAAATATCAAACAATTGGACACAACAGATTTGCGACGGCGTGTTCACGTTGTACCGCAAGAAAGTTTTTTATTTTCCGATACCCTGGCCGCCAATATGCGACTTGCCAAACCCGATGCCAGCGATGCAGAGATTCTTGAAGCACTGCGCCTGGCCAGTGCCGAAGATGTATTACGCCGCTTGGAACACGGGCTCGATACGCGTATTGGCGACCGCGGGATTACCCTTTCCGGCGGTCAGCGCCAGCGTATTTGCCTGGCGCGGGCACTGCTCAGCAACGCCTCAATACTCGGCCTGGACGACGCCACCAGCGCCTTGGATGCCACCACCGAACGACGCATTATCGACAATTTACGTGAACTCAAACAAAGCCAGGGGCGCGGCGTAAGCCTGCTCATCGTCTCTAGTAAATTATCCACTGTGTTGTTGGCCGACAAAGTAGCACTCTTGGCGCAAGGTCAAATTGTTGCCGTAGGTACTCATCAACAATTGGCACAACACAATTCAATTTATCGCGAACTGATGGGAGTCGCCGATGGCCACTAA
- a CDS encoding ABC transporter ATP-binding protein, translated as MATNIRGNTALSDIQLEEILAKTSLERGMFLRLLPLLGPVKKLVLGAIIIEALLVAAIFMRPWLVSHLIDAGFIRTAETISVDYQVVLWTGIAFTLTWAARFLLAGIGQYLSGRAAIHVINQLRIRVFSHVQKLSVGYFDRTKAGRITARADSDVNALEPLLIQGPPELLSALLRCLVAGVMLWLISPLLFTSIVAIVPIMIIATVIFKKISQRNWGIVAENRSRFTAHLVETVAGVRIIKQNAYEASNHQRYYTLVDNFNKALVHGNIRASWFAPFTAILTTTAMAVLLVVGGRGVALDQITMGQLAASLFYVFIFLAPLQELSDLFERYANGSACAQRIFLMLDTQPEIIDPEQPHPLPQVEGHVAFNQVKFAYSPQATQWVIDDLNLHLPAGEVLAIVGPTGHGKSTLVQLLTRFYDVSEGSVTVDGIDVRALRQSDLRRHVGVVLQDNVLFSGSILDNLRLAAPEASDDELITAAEALDAHELLVALPEGYHTQVGPLGSLLSHGQRQLVCLVRAYLANPAILVLDEATSAVDVKTERRLQIALRRLCEGRTAIIIAHRLSTIRDADRIAVIREGKVVELGKHDDLIGAQGFYASLYKAYEENSIGVIVDTGKNIPVETESKTNSLQSRQLPLKNK; from the coding sequence ATGGCCACTAATATTCGAGGCAATACCGCCCTGAGCGATATTCAATTAGAAGAAATACTCGCTAAAACATCTCTTGAGCGCGGTATGTTTTTGCGCTTGCTACCACTACTTGGCCCGGTAAAAAAACTGGTGCTAGGCGCCATTATTATTGAGGCATTATTGGTTGCTGCTATTTTTATGCGCCCCTGGCTTGTCAGCCACTTGATTGATGCAGGTTTTATTCGCACAGCGGAGACAATCAGTGTGGATTATCAGGTCGTTTTGTGGACGGGTATTGCATTTACCCTCACCTGGGCAGCGCGTTTTTTATTGGCAGGAATAGGACAATACTTGAGTGGGCGTGCCGCTATTCATGTGATTAACCAATTGCGCATTCGTGTTTTCAGCCACGTGCAAAAACTCAGTGTGGGTTATTTTGATCGCACCAAAGCGGGCCGCATTACTGCCCGCGCTGATAGCGATGTTAATGCACTGGAACCCCTCTTAATTCAAGGCCCGCCTGAGCTACTCTCCGCCCTGTTGCGCTGCCTGGTAGCAGGCGTGATGCTCTGGTTAATTTCGCCACTGCTATTTACTAGCATTGTTGCCATAGTGCCCATCATGATCATTGCCACGGTTATTTTCAAAAAAATATCCCAGCGCAACTGGGGAATTGTGGCAGAGAACCGCAGCCGTTTTACCGCACATTTAGTAGAAACCGTGGCCGGCGTTCGGATTATTAAACAAAACGCCTACGAGGCAAGCAACCACCAGCGCTATTACACACTGGTGGATAATTTCAATAAAGCATTAGTGCATGGCAATATTCGCGCAAGCTGGTTTGCGCCCTTTACTGCCATTCTCACTACAACCGCAATGGCTGTGTTATTAGTGGTGGGCGGCCGCGGTGTGGCACTGGATCAAATCACCATGGGGCAATTAGCTGCCAGTTTATTTTATGTTTTTATTTTTCTGGCACCGCTGCAAGAGTTAAGTGATTTATTCGAGCGTTATGCGAATGGCTCCGCCTGTGCACAACGTATTTTTCTCATGCTGGATACCCAACCGGAAATTATAGACCCGGAACAACCTCACCCACTGCCACAGGTGGAAGGGCATGTGGCTTTTAATCAGGTGAAATTTGCCTACTCGCCACAGGCAACACAGTGGGTCATCGACGATTTGAATTTACACTTGCCAGCCGGTGAAGTCTTGGCAATTGTTGGTCCCACCGGCCATGGAAAAAGTACACTGGTGCAATTATTAACGCGCTTTTACGATGTCAGCGAAGGCAGCGTAACGGTCGATGGCATTGATGTGCGCGCACTGCGCCAAAGTGATTTGCGTCGCCACGTCGGTGTAGTGCTGCAAGATAATGTGCTCTTCAGTGGCAGTATTCTGGACAACCTGCGCCTTGCAGCACCGGAGGCCAGTGATGATGAGTTAATTACAGCCGCCGAAGCGTTGGATGCGCATGAATTGCTGGTTGCATTACCCGAAGGTTATCACACGCAAGTTGGCCCACTGGGTTCACTCTTGAGCCATGGACAGCGGCAATTGGTGTGTTTGGTACGCGCTTATTTAGCTAACCCTGCCATTCTGGTTTTGGATGAAGCCACTTCCGCCGTGGATGTAAAAACCGAGCGTCGCTTGCAAATCGCCTTGCGTAGACTTTGTGAAGGCCGCACGGCGATTATTATTGCGCACCGTTTATCTACCATTCGCGATGCCGATCGCATCGCTGTGATTCGCGAAGGAAAGGTTGTTGAATTGGGCAAGCACGATGATCTTATTGGTGCGCAGGGATTTTATGCATCGCTCTATAAGGCCTATGAGGAAAACAGTATTGGTGTCATTGTTGATACAGGGAAAAATATTCCAGTTGAAACAGAATCAAAAACCAATTCACTTCAGAGCAGGCAATTACCGCTTAAAAATAAATAG
- a CDS encoding molybdopterin-binding protein: MSITAVNVRNQFHGKIKEIVRGSVVSEVDIETPAGIITSVITTRSVDDLGLVVGKEVVALIKSTDVSVAAF, translated from the coding sequence ATGTCTATTACAGCAGTTAATGTGCGCAATCAGTTTCATGGGAAAATTAAAGAGATTGTGCGTGGATCAGTGGTGTCGGAAGTGGATATAGAAACGCCTGCTGGAATTATTACCTCCGTTATTACTACTCGTTCCGTAGATGATTTGGGTTTGGTGGTTGGTAAAGAGGTAGTTGCTTTGATCAAATCTACCGACGTATCCGTCGCCGCATTCTAA
- a CDS encoding ABC transporter ATP-binding protein encodes MGVHAIPDSILRLKNIGKTFHHQGAALEVLKEVNLTVHPGEFVSILGSSGCGKSTLLRLLVGLDIDYSGEISLGGKPVTGPSLKRGIVFQEHRLLPWLTVYDNVAIALKNATVSAAEKKDLVQQHIELVGLKGFEQAWPHQLSGGMSQRVAIARALVNRPDVLLLDEPFGALDAMTRAYLQQELQAIWHKENITMILVTHDVEEAVFLADRIVIMEPNPGRIKRILVGPGAHPRDRNSAPFNTVKRLALAEINGEDTSKGTHQTFVDFNRLGEVRLSW; translated from the coding sequence ATGGGTGTCCATGCCATTCCTGATTCGATTTTACGGTTAAAAAATATCGGCAAAACATTTCATCATCAAGGCGCTGCCTTGGAGGTGTTAAAGGAAGTTAACCTGACGGTACACCCCGGTGAATTTGTCAGTATTTTGGGGAGTAGCGGCTGCGGAAAATCGACACTCTTGCGGTTATTGGTCGGGCTGGATATCGATTATTCCGGTGAGATTTCACTGGGAGGAAAACCGGTGACTGGTCCCAGTTTGAAACGCGGCATTGTGTTTCAGGAGCATCGCCTTCTGCCGTGGTTGACCGTCTATGACAACGTCGCCATTGCGCTTAAAAATGCCACAGTGTCGGCCGCAGAAAAAAAGGATTTGGTGCAACAACATATTGAATTGGTCGGCCTTAAAGGGTTTGAGCAGGCTTGGCCCCATCAGTTGTCGGGCGGTATGTCACAGCGTGTGGCGATTGCGCGCGCACTGGTTAATCGCCCGGATGTGCTCTTGCTTGACGAGCCTTTTGGCGCGTTGGATGCAATGACACGTGCCTATTTGCAACAGGAGTTGCAAGCAATTTGGCACAAAGAAAATATCACGATGATTTTGGTAACACACGATGTGGAAGAGGCGGTTTTTCTGGCGGATCGCATAGTGATTATGGAGCCTAATCCCGGGCGCATTAAGCGAATATTGGTTGGCCCTGGCGCACATCCGCGCGATCGCAATAGTGCGCCTTTCAATACTGTAAAGCGCTTGGCATTAGCGGAAATTAATGGTGAAGATACCAGTAAAGGTACGCATCAAACATTTGTGGACTTTAATCGCTTGGGCGAGGTTCGTCTGTCCTGGTAA